The sequence GCACCAAGTTGGTCGGCTAACTCCCAAGTTTCAGCCTTGTCTAGCCACATGAGAGGTGTTTGGATAACAAAGTCGTAATCCATGGCAAGGTTGAGAGTAACATTGAGGGATTTGACAAAGACATCCCGACAATCAGGGTAGCCTGAGAAATCTGTCTCGCAGACACCTGTCACGATATCTTTAATGCCTCGTTGCTTGGCAAGAACTGCCGCAAAGGAAAGAAAGAGGTGGTTGCGGCCGTCAACAAAGGTATTGGGAACCTCTCCCTCTTTTTGCTCGATCTCCAGATCAGAGGTCAGGGCATTTTCAGTGATTTGTCCCAGCAGAGACATATCTAAGATGTGATGACGAATGCCTTGTTCCTTAGCGATTTCTCTAGCAACTTGAATTTCGAGATGATGGCGTTGGCCGTAGGCAAAGGTGACGGCTTCGACTGTTTTATAGTGTTCTTTAGCCCAAAAGAGGCAGGTTGTGGAATCTTGACCGCCGCTAAAGACGACCAAGGCTGAATGACGTTTCATAGTACTCCTTCTAAAATGGGAAATGTTCAGAGCACGCAAAAAGCTCCCTTGAGGGGAGCTAAAAAATACCAAGTAGAGGTTTTTTTTAGCGATGGCATGTCCCAAACATCGTAATATTCTACCTACAGTCTAGCATATTTTTTGAAAAATGGCAAAGGGTAAGAAAAAAGAGACCAAATGAAGTACATGGTCTCTCGTGTGATTAGCTCAATTCAGCAACGATGGCCTTGATTTGTTCTGCTGTGTGAACACCTGCAACTTGTTTCACCACTTGGCCGTCTTTTTTGAAGAGAAGGGTTGGGATAGACATGATTCCAAAAGCACGAGCTGTATTTGGATTTTCATCAACGTCCATTTTAACGATTTTCAAGACATCTTCTGAAAGTTCTTCAGACAATTTGTCCAAGATTGGACCTTGCATACGACATGGACCACACCAAGCTGCCCAGAAGTCTACCAAGACCAAACCGTCTTTTGTTTCTTGTTCGAATGTTGCATCTGTAATTGCTTTTGCCATTGTATTTCTCCTTTTTTAGTTATATTGGCTTAAATCTTGTTTCATGAGATAGAAGAAGACATCTCCATAAGTCCCATGGTAGTCCAAATCATGACCGTTGTAAGTTAATTTTTGGACTGGGTAGTAGTCTGCGAGGCCGATAAGGCAAGCTTGTTGTGAACGATCAAAGTCGTCATAAGATTCGAACGTTATAGTTCTTTCGTTCTTGCTGGCATCTAGATAGGTAATTTCAATCATTTTAAAAACTCCTTTGTTTAATGATGACTTTATTTTACTCCTTGTAAAAGAGAATGTCAAGAAAAATGATTGCGCACGCAACTTTTTTCTAAAATCATCTTAAATCAAGAAATCCAAACCTGTTTCCAAGCTTTCTTCGACAGCCTTCTGTAGAGAGGCCAGTGTCTTTTGCCCATCACTTGTCAGGCAGATAAAGCTAGAACGTCTATCTTGATCACAACACATGCGACTAAGTAGACCGCAATTTTTGGCTTCCAAGCGAGCCACCATCCGAGAAACAGCGCTCGGGCTCAGATGAAGTTTATCTGGCAGGTCAATCTGGCGTAGAGATTTTTCTTGGGCCAAGTCCAGATAGTAGAGCAGGTAAAACTCTTTCAAGGTCAGACTTTGGTCACTCTGCTGGGCAATGGTCTCTTCCAAGAGACCTTCAATTTCTTTCTGACGACGATTGAAATCAAACCACTTTTCCAAATAGCTCATTGCTTTCTCCTTTCTTTTCAAAGTAAAATCACAAAGTCATTACTGACTGTCTCTACAACACAAGATGATTGCGCATGCAATGATTATACTACTTTTAACTAATCCTTGCAAGAGAGAAGAATTGCGATATTTCCTTGAAATTTTCTGAAAAAAGAGTAAACTGGTATGCAAGAAGTCTATTTCGTGGAGTTTAGGATGAAATTATATGTTCAATTAATGATTCTCTTTGTGATTTCTCTTATCGGAGAGGGAATTTCTAGTTTCTTTCATCTGCCCATCCCAGGCAGTATTATCGGTTTGATTATTCTCTTTCTAGCCTTACAGTTCAAGTGGCTAAGGACCAGACATGTCAACATGGTTGGAAATTTCTTGCTGGCCAATATGACCATTCTCTTTTTGCCGCCAGCAGTGGGTATCATGGAAAAGTTTGATGTGATTGCCCCTTATCTTTTACCCATCGTCTTGATTGTCTTTTTTGCGGCTGTCATCAACATTATCCTTATTGCCCTAGTGGTTCAGTTTATCAAGAGACGATTTGAGGGAGATTATGAGAAAGGAGATGCCAAATGAGCGAATTTGTATCCAATCCTCTGTTTGGGATTGCATTATCTATCCTAGCTTATCTAGTGGGGATGTTGATTTACAGACGTTTTCCCCATCCCTTGACAACACCCCTGCTTTTGTCAGCCATTTTTATCATTATTTTCCTTAAGGCGACGGGTATTTCTTATCAAGATTACTACCAAGGTGGTGTTTATCTGAACAACTTGATAGTCCCATCGACCGTAGCTCTAGGGATTCCGCTTTATAAGAGTTTTCATCTGATGAAGCACCATGCACGGAGTATTCTCTTTGGTAGTCTGCTAGCAGTAGTTGTCAACACTAGCTTCACTGCCATAGTGGCGAAAATCTTTGGCATGGACTTTTTCCTAGCCATTTCTCTCTTTCCCAAGTCAGTGACAACCGCCATGGCGGTGGGAATCACAGAAAAATTGCAAGGTTTGACGACTGTGACCTTGGTCGTCGTAGTGGCGACTGGGATCTTGACCAGTGTTATCGGTCCAACCCTTTTGAAGTGGTTGAAGATTGACGATCCAGTGGCTGTCGGACTCTCCCTTGGAGGGACAGGTCATGCTGTCGGAACGGGAACAGCCTTTCGATACGGCTCAGTAGCAGGAGCCATGGGTGGCTTGGCTATCGGTGTCACTGGTATTCTCTACGTCTTTGTCAGTCCCATCGTAGCCAGTTTGATATTGAGTTAAAGAAAAACCCAGCTTTCTAGCTGGGCATTTTTTATTGCAAATTAACCTTGTTTTTCAAGATGTAGTAGGTTCCGAGATAGTAGATAGCTGATAAAAAGAGATCGCGTAAGATTTCTGTACCAGCCATTACGTTATAGTCATTGTCAACTCTTAAGAAGAGAGAAACATAACCAATAACGATTGAAATAACGATATAGGCTAGAATCCCCATAGCTGTTCGATACTCGTTAAAGAGTTGCCCGATAGAGATGGAGAGGTAAATGGATAAAATCCATGCGATTGAACCGACAAATAGTGATAGGGCATACAGCCAGCCGTAGCTGATGTAATTGGAAATGAAGTCATAGAGGATAGTGAAGTCTTTTTCAACTGGTGTTAAGAAGAAGATAATCAATATACTCAAGATAAAGACGACACAACCTAAGATGTACCAGACAAGGGCACTGAAGAGTTTTGCGGTGATGATTTGGTGCTCTGAGACAGGTAGGGTTAGGGTCAAGTACCCTTGGCGGTCATAAACACTACCTTTGAATCTTCGGATGATTAAAAAGATTGTTGCAATCAAAAGAGTGACGCTGAGTCCTCCAAAGACTAGTACTAAAAAGAAGATGAAATAAGCAGAATTGTTAGGATTGTAACTCTGGCTAAGACTGCTAATAAAAGCTCCAAGCAAAACTGAAATTGCAAGCACAGCACCGTAGAGTGCCAGATACCACTTATTGACATTTTTAAATTCATAACGAACTAGATTCCAAAACATAATAATCTCCTTTGCTTAGGCTTTAAATTCCTGGCGGAAGAGCTGGTCAATTGATTCACCTGACTCGTAACGAATATCATCAACATTTCCTTGGCGGACGACTTTCCCGTCTTTGAGGAAGATGATCTCATCCAAGATTGGCTCAATATCTGAAATCAAGTGGGTTGAAATCAGCACCGTAGAGGTTGGGGAATAGTTGTTGATGATGGTATTAAGGATATAATCACGGGCAGCTGGATCCACGCCTC comes from Streptococcus oralis and encodes:
- the queC gene encoding 7-cyano-7-deazaguanine synthase QueC, whose amino-acid sequence is MKRHSALVVFSGGQDSTTCLFWAKEHYKTVEAVTFAYGQRHHLEIQVAREIAKEQGIRHHILDMSLLGQITENALTSDLEIEQKEGEVPNTFVDGRNHLFLSFAAVLAKQRGIKDIVTGVCETDFSGYPDCRDVFVKSLNVTLNLAMDYDFVIQTPLMWLDKAETWELADQLGAFDYVREKTLTCYNGIIGSGCGDCPACHLRQHGLDVYLSQKGES
- the trxA gene encoding thioredoxin, translating into MAKAITDATFEQETKDGLVLVDFWAAWCGPCRMQGPILDKLSEELSEDVLKIVKMDVDENPNTARAFGIMSIPTLLFKKDGQVVKQVAGVHTAEQIKAIVAELS
- a CDS encoding DUF4649 family protein yields the protein MIEITYLDASKNERTITFESYDDFDRSQQACLIGLADYYPVQKLTYNGHDLDYHGTYGDVFFYLMKQDLSQYN
- a CDS encoding MarR family transcriptional regulator — encoded protein: MSYLEKWFDFNRRQKEIEGLLEETIAQQSDQSLTLKEFYLLYYLDLAQEKSLRQIDLPDKLHLSPSAVSRMVARLEAKNCGLLSRMCCDQDRRSSFICLTSDGQKTLASLQKAVEESLETGLDFLI
- a CDS encoding CidA/LrgA family protein; protein product: MKLYVQLMILFVISLIGEGISSFFHLPIPGSIIGLIILFLALQFKWLRTRHVNMVGNFLLANMTILFLPPAVGIMEKFDVIAPYLLPIVLIVFFAAVINIILIALVVQFIKRRFEGDYEKGDAK
- a CDS encoding LrgB family protein, which gives rise to MSEFVSNPLFGIALSILAYLVGMLIYRRFPHPLTTPLLLSAIFIIIFLKATGISYQDYYQGGVYLNNLIVPSTVALGIPLYKSFHLMKHHARSILFGSLLAVVVNTSFTAIVAKIFGMDFFLAISLFPKSVTTAMAVGITEKLQGLTTVTLVVVVATGILTSVIGPTLLKWLKIDDPVAVGLSLGGTGHAVGTGTAFRYGSVAGAMGGLAIGVTGILYVFVSPIVASLILS